A stretch of the Ornithodoros turicata isolate Travis chromosome 4, ASM3712646v1, whole genome shotgun sequence genome encodes the following:
- the LOC135392517 gene encoding uncharacterized protein LOC135392517, producing MWSIVTPIVHPPPVKRPSEKRENDHPPPVLRYLVLEHLDALHSQRLQIYTDDSVSAGVSSAALFLPSANIEQAFKLPHETSSTEAELVAIHETLQLVSSRPPGSWTVLTDSKSALEAPSSPRSQVVSDIRSLILTVHNLLVTSGHSVWSQWVPSHIGLSGNTRADAAARRAHGAAECNTVIPLSSSVCRIHIPRRFSFDTRLFMENTVAANTFLHRIDPKMVFSVSLRLSRKEESALHRLRLNVAHTPSFLFKIKQRPSSACPSCSTDADTHHFLLTRPRYAAPRTALTHRLSALGHRDLSLATLLGSAGQKQWAVTRALICFLGDSELLGCL from the coding sequence ATGTGGTCGATTGTCACACCCATCGTCCATCCCCCACCTGTAAAACGACCATCCGAAAAACGCGAAAACGACCATCCTCCGCCTGTCCTGCGGTACCTCGTGCTGGAGCACCTGGACGCCCTACACAGCCAGCGTCTGCAAATATATACCGACGACTCGGTCTCCGCGGGCGTCTCCTCAGCAGCACTGTTCCTCCCTTCCGCAAACATCGAACAAGCCTTCAAGCTTCCCCACGAAACGTCGTCCACCGAAGCGGAGCTTGTAGCCATTCACGAAACACTGCAGCTTGTATCCTCTCGTCCACCTGGAAGCTGGacagtcctcacagacagcaagtcgGCGCTGGAGGCACCGTCTTCGCCTCGCTCGCAAGTTGTTTCTGACATCCGCTCACTGATCCTGACTGTGCACAACCTCCTCGTCACCTCCGGCCACTCCGTGTGGTCTCAGtgggtgccaagccacattGGCTTGTCGGGAAATACACGTGCCGACGCCGCTGCGAGGCGCGCTCACGGCGCAGCTgagtgcaacactgtcatcccgtTATCATCATCCGTCTGCCGCATACACATCCCCCGGCGCTTCTCCTTCGACACCCGCCTTTTCatggaaaacactgtcgcagccAACACATTCCTCCACCGCATTGACCCGAAGATGGTATTCAGTGTGTCGCTACGGCTGTCTCGAAAGGAAGAGTCAGCTCTCCATCGTCTTCGCCTGAATGTTGCCCATACTCCATCGTTCCTGTTCAAGATCAAGCAGCGTCCCTCTTCGGCGTGCCCCTCCTGCTCCACCGACGCCGACACCCATCATTTCCTCTTGACCCGCCCAAGATATGCCGCTCCTCGGACCGCACTCACGCACCGcctatctgccctggggcacagagacctctctttggccaccctactgGGCTCCGCagggcagaagcaatgggctgttaccagagcgctaatatgcttcctgggtgactctgAGCTCCTGGGCTGCCTCTGA